The Sulfurihydrogenibium sp. genome includes the window TTCCATTATAGTTGCCACGTATGGAGCTACAGGATTTTTGAAAGTATATAAAACTACTTCGTCAATCGGCTGACCCGTCAGTTTTGATAATAAAGTAGCATCTTCCGGAATTGGGTCTGCACCGGTTTCAACAGGCTTAAAGTATGCTACTTTTAATCCTTTTTCTATTAGTGTTTTAGCCAAAGCATAGGAAATGGTCGTTTTTCCTACGCCTGTATCTGTTGCTGTGATAAATACAGATTTAAGCATTCTCTATGTCTTGCAAAGTTTCTATATTTTTAAGCTCTAAATTGCCGTTGATTCTTTTTATAAGACCGGTTAAAACTTTCTTTGGACCAATTTCATAAACTGTTTTAACGCCATTATTTGCTAAAAACTCTACAGTTTGAACCCATCTAACAGGTGAATAAAAATGAGCTTTTAACTCTTCTTTTATCTCTTGAGCCTTTGTTATTGGGGTTGCAGTGATGTTTGATATAACAGGAATTTTTGCATCGTTAAAAGGTGTATCTTCAATATACTTAGCAAATTCCTTTGCTTTTTCTTTTAAAAGTGATGAATGGGCAGGAACTGATACAGCTAATGGCACAACCTTTTTAGCACCTTGTGATTTTAAAACTTCCATCGCTTTTTTTACTGCTTCTGTTTCGCCAGAAATGACGGTTTGTTCATAAGAGTTATAGTTTGCAATTTCAACAACGCCATCGATCGTTTTTAAGACCTCTTCTATTTTATTTGCATCTAAGCCAATTATTGCAGCCATTAAGCCTTTTCCTTCTGGAACCGCGCTTTGCATTAAACTTCCTCTTATATAAGTGAGATAAACAGCATCTTCTATGGATAAACTACCTGCAACAGTTAAAGCTGTAAACTCTCCTAAGGAATGCCCAGCCAAAAATGAGGGAGTTATATTCTTTTTATCGTTAAAAATTTTGTAAATCAAATAAGAAGTAAGTAAAATAGCCGGTTGTGTGTACTGTGTAAGATTAAGTTTTTCTTCATCATTGAATATAATCTCTGTCAAATTAAATCCAAGTTTTTCATTAACTTTATTGTGAATCTCTCTAACTTCTTCAAAGCTATCATAAATATCTTTTCCCATACCAACATACTGAGAACCTTGTCCTGGAAAAACAAAAGCTATCATTAATCTACAAACCTCCTTTTTCTGTTTGTAATTATTATATCTTATTAATTTTTTGCATACATTGGGTGAGAAATTGGGTAAAAGCATGAGATTCTTTACACGGCTCCAGAAAGATATCTAAAATTATTTTTCCTTTCTGCTCATCAATCAGCCTTTGACTGTCATTTTTTTAAATTCTAAAACGATTAATTTCTCGCCCGACGTTTTATTATTTAGTATATAATCTGATATATTAAAACCTTTTAGTGCTTGAAAATTTTTTATTTTTAGCTTAAATTATTATGCAATTTTATAACGCTGTTTGATTTTTTATAAACAACAAGAAGGAGGTATGTTTGTGAACAATAACAAACTCATTGAAAAAATAAATAAACTTAGAAAAGAAAAAAACGCAATAATACTTGCCCATTATTATCAAAGACCGGAGATACAAGATATAGCTGATTTTATTGGTGATTCCTTAGAGCTATCAAGAATAGCTCAAAAATCTGATGCTGATATTATTGTTTTCTGCGGTGTTAGATTTATGGCAGAGACCGCAAAAATACTAAATCCAACTAAAAAAGTTTTACATCCAAATCCGGAAAGTGGTTGTCCCATGGCAGACATGGCAACCTTAGAAGGCGTTAAAAAATTAAAACAGCAGCATCCGGATGCTGTCGT containing:
- the fabD gene encoding ACP S-malonyltransferase encodes the protein MIAFVFPGQGSQYVGMGKDIYDSFEEVREIHNKVNEKLGFNLTEIIFNDEEKLNLTQYTQPAILLTSYLIYKIFNDKKNITPSFLAGHSLGEFTALTVAGSLSIEDAVYLTYIRGSLMQSAVPEGKGLMAAIIGLDANKIEEVLKTIDGVVEIANYNSYEQTVISGETEAVKKAMEVLKSQGAKKVVPLAVSVPAHSSLLKEKAKEFAKYIEDTPFNDAKIPVISNITATPITKAQEIKEELKAHFYSPVRWVQTVEFLANNGVKTVYEIGPKKVLTGLIKRINGNLELKNIETLQDIENA